In Heteronotia binoei isolate CCM8104 ecotype False Entrance Well chromosome 5, APGP_CSIRO_Hbin_v1, whole genome shotgun sequence, the DNA window TCCTCAGGTAAATTAACAATTATCTTCTTGACCGACTCCTGGAAAAGCAGCAAGGATCTCGTTCAGTCAAAAAAACCCTGTTGCTTATGGTTTGGATTTATAAAATATCAAAACAcaactccctgacattttgcagttggctccgccttctgtagcagccattttgtggttacactctgtgtcagacttccaaaggtgcccacaggttcagAAAACCTTGCTTTACAAATGTATAAGTTTTGTAACGATGGAAAAGGTGACATGATTTAACAACCAGATTTAAATGCCCTCTTTTCCAAATTCTCTACTTGGGGGAGACACGACCCCCAGTAACAGGATTTCAAGCGGCATTTTGAGCAGCTGAAGGAAAATCGTGCTCTGCCAGCAGAAGTCCTTCCCTCCACAGAAACATCATTCTTGAAACCTTTGGGTGAGAGCCAGACTATGTCACCCAAAGGTGCCTTCCTGTACTTTAACTTGAAGACTCTGGCTGACCCACACTGACAGGAAAGTTGCTACAAGGTGGCCACCTGTCAGGAGTGATGAGCAgtattttggaatactgtgtacagttctggtcaccgcacctcaaaaaagatattatagcagggagaagggcaactagaatgattaaggggatggaacgcCTTCCCTATGAATAAAGTTAGTGTTCTTTTGCATGGAGAAAGGTGCTATGATAGAGCAGGGGTATTAAACTTGTGGactggggactgaatcaggcccccagagggctcctatcaggctctccAGTAACcggttcttgtctgcttccttctccttctctcttgcttccttctgcatctcaacttcctttgcaaggcttgctcaatcgcacaggagctacagagcaaaacctcgattttctccattggctgaggctcctcccccctcctggttccctggggagggaggaaaagagccagagcttcctttgcccagttccatggatcccacgggagaaatacaaagaaagcacctttaagaccaacaagtgctaatgttttaaacatgttctatttttaaaaaaaatgtagtcatgtttgtgtcctttaaaaagtttatatctctgctacctaatcttaaataggtacacacgtggcctggcccgacactgtccggcccagcctgacaaggtctcatttatgtcagatccagccctcataacaaatgaatttgacacccctgtgatagaggtttacgaaattatgcatgggatagagaaaagtccttttctcccttactCACAATACagaaactcatgggcactcaaataaattaatgagcagtaagcttagaagAGATAAAGGTACTTCACCCGAAGATGAATGGACATGTGGAGTGCAGCAAGAAGCAGTGGCAGCTAGATGTACATGAagtttcaagaggagattggagaaacatctggagcagagtggcaattagccacaaattctagatggaacactctgtctggggcagggatgctctgtgttcttgctgcttgggggcaacattgagagggcttctggagttctggccccactgatggacttcctgatgtcacctgagttttgaccactgcgtgacacagagtgttggactggatggaccaataTGGcatcgcttatgttcttatgttgtgttTGTGTATTCCTGCACTGAACAAGGGGATGGGTTAAATGAACTCCcagttcccttccagctctaacaCTCTATACCTCACCCTCTGAAACAAATTTACCTCACCTTTTCTTCTTGTCTCTTGTCCTCTTGTTGCTTCAGGAGGAAATCCTCCGCCAGGGCCACTGCTTGGAAGCAGGTCTCTGGCTTGTGTCCTTGGAGCCAGTTTTGTAATTCTGGGGGCAGGATGaccaggaactgctccagaacGACCAGCTCTAGGATTCGCTCTTTGGTATGTTCCTTAGGCTTCAGCCATTGACGGCAGAGTTCCTGCAGGCTCTGGCAAACTTTTCGGGGCCCTTCAGCCTCCGTGTAGCACAACTGCCTGAAGTGTTGGCGCTGGGCATCCAAGCTAGGGGCCTCCTCATCTAGGATTTCTTCCTTCACCTTCTTACTTCCTGGCTTGTTTTCAGATTTGACACCACCATCAGTCACTTCAGATTCCACAGAGAGGCCTTGAGAGGCCTGAGCTGCCTTAATTCCCCTAGGTTGCTGGCAAGTATCGGCTCTGCTCTTGCAAGGGAGCAAAAAAGCCTTAGTATCCCTTGCTGGTGACAATTTTTGCTGGGGGGTGTTGCCCCTGCCTGACTGGGGGGATTCCATGGCTTTCACAAGCCCCTGAAAGTTGGCTTCCCAGCCCTGTAGctgctcttctttctcttcttttaagTCTTGTCTAACCCGTCGATGGATGCTTCTGCCCCAGAATTCCTTCATGGTCCCAGTTCGGCTGGAGCAAAGGCCTTGTCCCTTCCCCATCCTGGGTTCAGAGCCTGACAACTCCATCTCCTCCATGTTGGTATCATTCTCTGGAGCAGGCTTCCATTGGTAACCTAGGGTTGCTGCATCTCTCTGCTCCTCCGACATTTTCCCTCACAAGGCAAGGGCAGGTGGGATGAGAGGTTTGGTCCTCCAAAATCCACAGGACCTAGTCCAGGTGGCTGACAGGCTTTTAGAATTCTCGATGAACGTGACAGAGTTCTCCCTGAgggaaaaggagattataaaaATCAGAAAGCAGCTAAGGCAACTTacacctttcttccattttatcctcacaactagggctttttttgtaacaggaactcctttgcatattaggccacacaccccggatgtagccaatcctccaagagcttacagggctcttagtacagggtctactgtaagctctttgaggattggctacatcaggggtgtgtggtctaatatgcaaaggagttcctgctacaaaaaaagccctgctcacaacaaccctgtgaggtaggttaggtttgTTTCTGCCAGCTGCGAATTTACAGTGAGGTTCCAACTCACAGTCTCAATGACTGAA includes these proteins:
- the LOC132571204 gene encoding zinc finger protein with KRAB and SCAN domains 1-like, coding for MSEEQRDAATLGYQWKPAPENDTNMEEMELSGSEPRMGKGQGLCSSRTGTMKEFWGRSIHRRVRQDLKEEKEEQLQGWEANFQGLVKAMESPQSGRGNTPQQKLSPARDTKAFLLPCKSRADTCQQPRGIKAAQASQGLSVESEVTDGGVKSENKPGSKKVKEEILDEEAPSLDAQRQHFRQLCYTEAEGPRKVCQSLQELCRQWLKPKEHTKERILELVVLEQFLVILPPELQNWLQGHKPETCFQAVALAEDFLLKQQEDKRQEEKESVKKIIVNLPEEGATSSFVVIKQESDSDASSQGLCAVIFGSWTNFSC